In Myotis daubentonii chromosome 16, mMyoDau2.1, whole genome shotgun sequence, one DNA window encodes the following:
- the DERL2 gene encoding derlin-2 isoform X2, translated as MAYQSLRLEYLQIPPVSRAYTTACVLTTAAVLELITPFQLYFNPELIFKHFQIWRLITNFLFFGPVGFNFLFNMIFLYRYCRMLEEGSFRGRTADFVFMFLFGGFLMTIFGLFVSLVFLGQAFTIMLVYVWSRRNPYVRMNFFGLLNFQAPFLPWVLMGFSLLLGNSIIVDLLGIAVGHIYFFLEDVFPNQPGGIRILKTPSILKAIFDTPDEDPNYNPLPEERPGGFAWGEGQRLGG; from the exons ATGGCGTACCAGAGCCTCCGGCTGGAGTACCTGCAGATCCCACCGGTCAGCCGCGCCTACACCACCGCCTGCGTCCTCACCACCGCCGCCGTG TTGGAATTGATCACACCTTTTCAGCTGTACTTCAATCCTGAATTAATCTTTAAACACTTCCAA atATGGAGGCTAAttaccaattttttattttttgggccTGTTGgattcaattttttatttaacatgaTATTTCT ATACCGTTACTGTCGAATGCTAGAAGAAGGCTCTTTCCGAGGCCGGACAGCAGACTTTGTATTTATGTTCCTTTTTGGTGGATTTTTAATGACT atttttggtttgtttgtgaGCTTAGTTTTCTTGGGCCAGGCCTTTACAATAATGCTTGTCTACGTGTGGAGCCGAAGGAACCCGTATGTCCGCATGAACTTCTTCGGCCTTCTCAATTTCCAGGCCCCCTTCCTGCCCTGGGTGCTCATGGGCTTTTCCTTGTTGTTGGGGAACTCAATCATTGTGGACCTCTTGG GTATTGCAGTCGgacacatatattttttcttggaaGATGTATTTCCCAATCAGCCTGGTGGAATAAGAATTCTGAAAACACCATCTATTTT GAAAGCTATTTTTGATACACCAGATGAGGATCCAAATTACAATCCACTACCTGAAGAGCGGCCAGGAGGCTTCGCCTGGGGTGAGGGCCAGCGCCTCGGCGGGTAG
- the DERL2 gene encoding derlin-2 isoform X1 has translation MAYQSLRLEYLQIPPVSRAYTTACVLTTAAVQLELITPFQLYFNPELIFKHFQIWRLITNFLFFGPVGFNFLFNMIFLYRYCRMLEEGSFRGRTADFVFMFLFGGFLMTIFGLFVSLVFLGQAFTIMLVYVWSRRNPYVRMNFFGLLNFQAPFLPWVLMGFSLLLGNSIIVDLLGIAVGHIYFFLEDVFPNQPGGIRILKTPSILKAIFDTPDEDPNYNPLPEERPGGFAWGEGQRLGG, from the exons ATGGCGTACCAGAGCCTCCGGCTGGAGTACCTGCAGATCCCACCGGTCAGCCGCGCCTACACCACCGCCTGCGTCCTCACCACCGCCGCCGTG CAGTTGGAATTGATCACACCTTTTCAGCTGTACTTCAATCCTGAATTAATCTTTAAACACTTCCAA atATGGAGGCTAAttaccaattttttattttttgggccTGTTGgattcaattttttatttaacatgaTATTTCT ATACCGTTACTGTCGAATGCTAGAAGAAGGCTCTTTCCGAGGCCGGACAGCAGACTTTGTATTTATGTTCCTTTTTGGTGGATTTTTAATGACT atttttggtttgtttgtgaGCTTAGTTTTCTTGGGCCAGGCCTTTACAATAATGCTTGTCTACGTGTGGAGCCGAAGGAACCCGTATGTCCGCATGAACTTCTTCGGCCTTCTCAATTTCCAGGCCCCCTTCCTGCCCTGGGTGCTCATGGGCTTTTCCTTGTTGTTGGGGAACTCAATCATTGTGGACCTCTTGG GTATTGCAGTCGgacacatatattttttcttggaaGATGTATTTCCCAATCAGCCTGGTGGAATAAGAATTCTGAAAACACCATCTATTTT GAAAGCTATTTTTGATACACCAGATGAGGATCCAAATTACAATCCACTACCTGAAGAGCGGCCAGGAGGCTTCGCCTGGGGTGAGGGCCAGCGCCTCGGCGGGTAG
- the DERL2 gene encoding derlin-2 isoform X3, translating to MAYQSLRLEYLQIPPVSRAYTTACVLTTAAVQLELITPFQLYFNPELIFKHFQVLQSDTYIFSWKMYFPISLVE from the exons ATGGCGTACCAGAGCCTCCGGCTGGAGTACCTGCAGATCCCACCGGTCAGCCGCGCCTACACCACCGCCTGCGTCCTCACCACCGCCGCCGTG CAGTTGGAATTGATCACACCTTTTCAGCTGTACTTCAATCCTGAATTAATCTTTAAACACTTCCAA GTATTGCAGTCGgacacatatattttttcttggaaGATGTATTTCCCAATCAGCCTGGTGGAATAA